In Mycobacterium sp. Aquia_216, a genomic segment contains:
- the nudC gene encoding NAD(+) diphosphatase gives MDFQLSSVPLLSRVGADRADQLRTDVEAATVGWAEAALLRVDSRNQVLVANGRVVLGAASQLGDKPPLDAVFLGRIENGQHVWAIRGALQAPEDPDVQTEVVNLRSLGPIFDDTSSQLVSSAIALLNWHDKARFSAVDGSLTKPARAGWSRVNPVTGHEEFPRIDPAVICLVHDGGDRAVLARQAVWPERMFSLLAGFVEAGESFEVCVVREIREEIGLNVRDVRYLGSQPWPFPRSLMVGFHALGDPDQEFSFNDGEIAEAAWFTRDEVRAALAVGDWSSASESKLLLPGSISIARVIIESWAALD, from the coding sequence GTGGACTTTCAACTGAGCAGTGTCCCGTTACTGTCGCGCGTCGGCGCCGACCGGGCCGATCAATTGCGGACCGACGTCGAAGCAGCCACCGTCGGATGGGCGGAAGCCGCGCTGCTGCGGGTGGATTCGCGCAATCAGGTGCTGGTCGCCAACGGCCGCGTGGTACTCGGTGCGGCGTCCCAGCTGGGCGACAAGCCGCCGCTTGACGCGGTGTTCCTCGGCCGCATCGAGAACGGCCAGCACGTCTGGGCCATCCGGGGAGCGCTGCAAGCGCCCGAGGACCCTGACGTCCAAACCGAAGTCGTGAACCTGCGCAGTCTCGGCCCGATCTTCGACGACACCAGCAGCCAACTGGTGTCGTCGGCAATCGCGCTGCTGAATTGGCATGACAAGGCCCGATTCAGCGCGGTGGACGGCTCCTTGACGAAACCGGCCAGGGCGGGGTGGTCGCGAGTCAACCCGGTCACGGGGCACGAGGAGTTTCCGCGCATCGACCCGGCGGTCATCTGCCTGGTGCACGACGGCGGTGACCGCGCGGTGCTGGCCCGCCAGGCCGTGTGGCCCGAGCGAATGTTTTCCCTGCTGGCCGGATTCGTCGAAGCCGGAGAGTCTTTCGAGGTCTGCGTGGTCCGGGAGATCCGTGAGGAAATCGGCCTGAACGTGCGCGATGTTCGTTACCTGGGCAGCCAGCCGTGGCCTTTTCCGCGTTCGCTGATGGTCGGTTTCCATGCACTGGGCGACCCCGACCAGGAGTTCTCGTTCAACGACGGTGAGATCGCCGAGGCGGCGTGGTTCACTCGCGACGAGGTGCGCGCGGCGCTTGCCGTCGGTGATTGGAGCAGTGCTTCGGAATCGAAACTTCTTCTGCCCGGCTCGATTTCGATCGCACGGGTCATCATCGAATCCTGGGCCGCACTCGACTGA
- a CDS encoding sensor domain-containing protein gives MATNSRRRKNRAINKAALRSAGLACCAVMLMAGCSHSSTPAKSHPTATHVDDMIVGLDDVRRIAKADDLDRAEADLNKPAPSDANAPGPCRVVGHNDLTFGANWTEFRAAGYHGVTDDIQPLGRAMINGVTQAAARYVNPGAAQGAFHQLESSLQACMDLHDPNYSFTLDRPDPSTLRLSAHQWSHLYRTESAYLVSVGVVGLESADQIANSVLQIIADRIR, from the coding sequence ATGGCGACGAATTCGCGGCGGCGAAAGAATCGCGCAATTAATAAAGCAGCGTTGCGGTCCGCCGGCCTCGCCTGCTGCGCGGTGATGCTGATGGCGGGCTGCTCGCATTCGAGCACTCCGGCCAAGTCGCACCCCACCGCCACCCATGTCGACGACATGATCGTCGGCCTCGACGACGTCCGGCGCATCGCCAAAGCCGACGATCTCGACCGCGCCGAGGCCGACCTCAATAAGCCGGCGCCTTCGGACGCCAATGCCCCGGGCCCGTGTCGGGTGGTGGGTCACAACGACCTCACGTTCGGCGCCAACTGGACGGAATTTCGCGCGGCGGGTTATCACGGGGTCACCGACGATATACAGCCGCTGGGCAGGGCCATGATCAATGGCGTCACCCAGGCGGCGGCGCGCTATGTGAACCCCGGCGCGGCGCAAGGCGCATTCCATCAGCTGGAATCGTCGCTGCAAGCGTGTATGGATCTGCACGATCCCAACTACAGCTTCACCCTCGACAGACCGGATCCGTCGACGCTGCGGCTCAGCGCCCACCAGTGGAGCCATCTGTACCGCACCGAGTCTGCTTATCTGGTGTCGGTCGGCGTGGTGGGTCTCGAATCGGCGGATCAGATCGCGAACTCGGTTCTGCAGATCATCGCCGACCGCATCCGTTAG
- the mrx1 gene encoding mycoredoxin Mrx1 codes for MSNAPIIVYTTSWCGYCHRLMTVLKSNGIPYETVDIEHDSAAAEFVGSVNGGNRTVPTVKFADGSTLTNPSAAEVKAKLAQVAG; via the coding sequence ATGAGCAACGCTCCGATTATCGTTTACACGACCTCATGGTGTGGTTATTGCCACCGGCTCATGACCGTGCTCAAGTCCAACGGAATCCCCTACGAAACGGTCGACATCGAACACGACTCGGCGGCCGCGGAATTCGTTGGTTCGGTCAACGGTGGCAACCGAACCGTGCCGACGGTGAAGTTTGCCGACGGGTCGACGCTGACCAACCCGAGTGCCGCCGAGGTGAAAGCGAAGCTGGCCCAGGTCGCCGGCTGA